The Streptomyces sp. NL15-2K genome contains a region encoding:
- a CDS encoding nucleotidyl transferase AbiEii/AbiGii toxin family protein, producing the protein MNGTTAPRLLHDILTIGAPYPLVMAGDHAVRAHGLVDRQAQDLELATESAEPMERIAATVLTGLAERGWPVRSLETDPLSARLLVTDPDTGEEQTVDLLKETLWHPPVDTDLGPALSLEDVIGTRVRALADRGAARDLVDVHAAADRLSPTELEELGRRHAHDAFDLSDLQSRLEGIEWLDDRDFTVHGLDEQSVQALRQWAQSWANDIAERLLEEEASEPPADE; encoded by the coding sequence GTGAACGGCACCACAGCCCCCCGCCTCCTCCACGACATCCTGACCATCGGCGCCCCCTACCCCCTCGTCATGGCCGGCGACCACGCGGTCCGGGCTCACGGCCTGGTCGACCGGCAGGCGCAGGACCTGGAACTGGCGACCGAATCCGCCGAGCCCATGGAGCGCATCGCGGCCACGGTCCTCACCGGGCTGGCGGAACGCGGCTGGCCCGTGCGCTCCCTGGAGACCGACCCGCTCTCCGCGCGCCTGCTCGTCACCGACCCCGACACGGGTGAGGAACAGACGGTCGATCTGCTGAAGGAGACCCTCTGGCACCCGCCGGTCGACACCGACCTCGGCCCTGCCCTGTCCCTCGAAGACGTCATCGGGACCAGGGTCCGTGCCCTCGCCGACCGCGGTGCCGCCCGCGACCTCGTCGACGTCCACGCCGCCGCGGACCGCTTGAGCCCGACCGAACTGGAGGAACTGGGCCGACGCCACGCCCACGACGCCTTCGACCTCAGCGACCTCCAGTCCCGCCTGGAGGGCATCGAGTGGCTCGACGACCGCGACTTCACCGTCCACGGCCTCGACGAGCAGTCCGTCCAGGCCCTCCGTCAGTGGGCCCAGAGCTGGGCGAACGACATCGCGGAACGCCTCCTCGAAGAGGAGGCGTCGGAGCCGCCGGCCGACGAGTGA